From Agromyces sp. SYSU T00194, a single genomic window includes:
- a CDS encoding enoyl-CoA hydratase/isomerase family protein, translating to MSADPILLEVDGAVATVTLNRPERRNALDAHARLALVEAFAAVDADDAVRVVVLTGAGTAFCAGTDLRGGPVPPELATRPLAEPVATCTRPVVAAVNGPAAGGGFELALAADLRLCSSAATFLLPELRIGSLPGSGGTQRVFGALPAAIAAHLLYTGLPLDAEAAGRWGLVSEVVEPEELGERARALAGRVAEAAPLSLRAAKRAARAASEHADGFALERALWAELAETRDRAEGRAAFRERRPPAFEGR from the coding sequence ATGAGCGCCGATCCGATCCTCCTCGAGGTGGACGGCGCGGTCGCGACCGTGACCCTGAACCGGCCCGAGCGCCGCAACGCGCTCGACGCCCACGCGCGGCTCGCCCTCGTCGAGGCGTTCGCCGCGGTGGACGCGGACGACGCCGTGCGCGTGGTGGTCCTCACCGGCGCCGGCACCGCGTTCTGCGCCGGCACGGACCTGCGCGGCGGCCCGGTGCCCCCGGAACTCGCGACGCGGCCCCTCGCGGAACCCGTCGCCACGTGCACCCGTCCGGTCGTCGCCGCGGTGAACGGGCCCGCGGCCGGCGGCGGCTTCGAGCTCGCGCTCGCCGCGGACCTGCGACTGTGCAGCAGCGCGGCGACGTTCCTGCTGCCGGAACTGCGCATCGGGTCCCTCCCGGGCAGCGGCGGCACCCAGCGGGTGTTCGGGGCGCTGCCCGCGGCGATCGCGGCGCACCTGCTGTACACGGGCCTGCCGCTGGACGCCGAGGCCGCAGGCCGCTGGGGCCTGGTGAGCGAGGTCGTCGAGCCCGAGGAGCTCGGGGAGCGGGCGCGTGCGCTCGCCGGGCGCGTGGCCGAGGCGGCGCCGCTGTCGTTGCGCGCCGCCAAGCGCGCGGCGCGCGCGGCGTCGGAGCACGCAGACGGGTTCGCGCTCGAGCGCGCGCTCTGGGCGGAGCTGGCCGAGACGCGCGACCGGGCCGAGGGCCGGGCCGCGTTCCGGGAACGTCGACCGCCCGCATTCGAAGGACGCTAG